From Halosolutus amylolyticus, a single genomic window includes:
- a CDS encoding ArsR family transcriptional regulator, producing the protein MIPETADPGQEGSTGFDAWRALQKATDKKRADILADVVGHPKGMPSVEELDYMNPPLSDDAIRRHLRTLESVGVVREREFETGERLRDYPYKFYELTEDARDLFDRNGLFPEEAWKRQYLAVEKTPRIREIEEMPRP; encoded by the coding sequence ATGATACCCGAGACGGCCGACCCGGGTCAGGAGGGATCGACGGGGTTCGATGCGTGGCGGGCCCTCCAGAAGGCGACCGACAAGAAACGGGCCGACATCCTCGCGGACGTCGTCGGTCACCCGAAGGGGATGCCCAGCGTCGAGGAACTGGACTACATGAACCCGCCCCTGAGCGACGACGCCATCCGCCGGCACCTCCGAACGCTGGAAAGCGTCGGCGTCGTCCGCGAACGTGAGTTCGAGACGGGCGAACGGCTCCGGGACTACCCCTACAAGTTCTACGAACTCACCGAGGACGCGCGCGACCTGTTCGATCGCAACGGCCTGTTCCCCGAAGAGGCGTGGAAGCGCCAGTACCTGGCAGTCGAAAAGACGCCGCGAATTCGAGAGATCGAAGAGATGCCCCGCCCTTGA
- a CDS encoding Lrp/AsnC family transcriptional regulator yields the protein MDDLDRQILDILRRDARTPYTEIADEVGTSEGTVRNRVERMMDDDVIERFTISTRTGNVQAMLEISVAVDVDTKAVSERMAEWDEVDFVWMVSGEQDIVLVVDAADTRGVNDLITKARDQEEVVSTKTRLILDEELG from the coding sequence ATGGACGACCTGGACCGACAGATCCTCGATATTCTCCGGCGTGACGCCCGAACGCCGTACACGGAGATCGCAGACGAGGTCGGGACGAGCGAAGGCACCGTCCGCAATCGCGTCGAGCGGATGATGGACGACGACGTCATCGAACGCTTTACCATCTCGACCCGGACCGGGAACGTACAGGCGATGCTCGAGATCAGCGTCGCGGTCGACGTCGACACCAAAGCCGTCTCCGAGCGGATGGCCGAGTGGGACGAGGTCGACTTCGTCTGGATGGTTTCGGGCGAACAGGACATCGTTCTCGTGGTCGACGCCGCGGACACGCGCGGGGTCAACGATCTGATCACGAAAGCGCGGGACCAGGAGGAAGTCGTGAGCACCAAGACGCGGCTGATTCTGGACGAGGAGTTGGGGTGA
- the carA gene encoding glutamine-hydrolyzing carbamoyl-phosphate synthase small subunit: MTPAYVALEGGHVIEGRGRAPGTARGELVFTTAYTGYEESLTDPSYEEQVLTFSYPLIGNYGVREERFESDRVHPRAVLARELTEDVAEWLESEGVPAIDHLDTREVVTDIRDGGAMKCGIAVGEDVTEADALAELEECKAMSDHTEIGAQVSVDETVVHGADNDGETVALVDCGAKGSIVDSLLERDATVHVFPHDATPADVEAVDPDVLFISNGPGDPANYEEAIALVEAFVEDTPVAGICLGQQIVAEALGGTTEKMTFGHRGVNQPVLDLESGRVVMTTQNHGYTVADPGEHLEVTQINVNDDTPEGIDGIEYDVITRQYHPEANPGPEDTLDFFDDVLAMADGQSQRAVPADD; the protein is encoded by the coding sequence ATGACACCAGCCTACGTTGCACTGGAGGGCGGCCACGTAATCGAGGGGCGTGGTCGTGCTCCGGGAACGGCTCGTGGCGAACTGGTTTTCACGACGGCCTACACCGGTTACGAGGAGAGCCTGACCGATCCGTCCTACGAGGAACAGGTCCTGACGTTCTCGTACCCGCTGATCGGCAACTACGGCGTCCGGGAAGAACGGTTCGAGTCCGACCGCGTCCACCCGCGTGCGGTCCTCGCCCGCGAACTCACCGAGGACGTCGCCGAGTGGCTCGAGAGCGAAGGCGTCCCCGCGATCGATCACCTCGACACGCGAGAGGTCGTCACCGACATCCGCGACGGCGGCGCCATGAAGTGCGGGATCGCCGTCGGCGAGGACGTCACCGAGGCGGACGCCCTCGCGGAACTCGAGGAGTGCAAGGCGATGAGCGACCACACCGAGATCGGCGCGCAGGTCAGCGTCGACGAGACGGTCGTCCACGGCGCGGACAACGACGGCGAGACCGTCGCGCTGGTCGACTGCGGCGCGAAGGGGTCGATCGTCGACTCGCTGCTCGAGCGCGACGCGACCGTCCACGTCTTCCCGCACGACGCGACGCCCGCGGACGTCGAGGCCGTCGACCCCGACGTCCTGTTCATCTCGAACGGACCCGGCGACCCCGCGAACTACGAGGAAGCGATCGCGCTCGTCGAGGCGTTCGTCGAGGACACGCCCGTCGCCGGCATCTGTCTCGGCCAGCAGATCGTCGCCGAGGCGCTCGGCGGCACCACCGAGAAGATGACCTTCGGCCACCGCGGCGTCAACCAGCCGGTCCTCGACCTCGAGTCGGGCCGGGTCGTCATGACGACCCAGAATCACGGCTACACCGTCGCCGACCCTGGTGAGCACCTCGAGGTCACGCAGATCAACGTCAACGACGACACCCCCGAAGGAATCGACGGCATCGAGTACGACGTCATCACCCGCCAGTACCACCCCGAGGCCAACCCCGGACCGGAGGACACCCTCGACTTCTTCGACGACGTCCTCGCGATGGCGGACGGGCAGAGCCAGCGAGCCGTTCCCGCCGACGACTGA